One part of the Sorangiineae bacterium MSr11954 genome encodes these proteins:
- the tssM gene encoding type VI secretion system membrane subunit TssM → MILGITIALSVAAIIAIWVIGWFFTVTLVVKIVLTVAVLAIGGLFLGLILYLRYTAARDLEQAMLQQGQAQIASTRPDRREAVMELQGKMQQAILTLKRSKLGARGGAKALYELPWYIIVGPPGAGKTTAIKHSDLGFPLADQQSASAYRGVGGTRNCDWWFTNDAILLDTAGRYATDVNDQDEWLMFLDLLKKHRPSRPINGLIVAISLADLAVSQDQGIDEVARRIRARVDEIATRINMLVPIYVLLTKCDLVQGFVEFWGDLRKSERGQIWGMSFPLNANNANEEPRAAFEREFALLAKALHGRALRRFRGERHLEMRQKIAEFPLEFTPLRHHIGVFLQALFQKNRFQETPILRGVYFTSGTQMGTPTSRVVNAMAQAFGLRGLGAAFGGRAATESKSYFLTEVFKSVMFKDQHVAGRTEVDRQRRLLTRGAFALAATLLGGSLLLPAFFTFVRNRELVQTTHDIAARVQGVRWGEGTSLQEGAPHLDAAQARLKQLDAWENGAPPLQLRWGMYTGDELDDGMRSLYGAVLARAAVARAHAEIESRLKTMDAGPVRTSENFNKDFDTLKLYLMMSDPKHMDPEWASPRLVREWSLTAHTRVTNEEELLLPHVAYYFELLKRGGIKPWGQDARLVATARSVLAQVPQVERLYESLVRDANMELAPIRRETIFYGSIAPFVQSRRGVRVDGAYTKAGWLRVRDLLGTERAKLAAEKWVLQDEGDPGSENNAIVKLRELYFERYKNAWRDFLADLQIQDPGNTELALDELSALSEPEWPYLRLMRVLRDNVNLDMSEPDTSADAGLIDKLKEAAQGKAAERANKIVDGGLGQGQAAPKKAGPSPVELAFKPMVRFGLPAGEPKEGEPAAPTGLSQYQAQLARLVATLTELRDAEANADPRQTTAVFTDAARATAALLTEQDGFTRPLLSPLLLNPINITANSVTVGASGVIQAQWETQVWSKWHDKLEGKYPFTNSGADAPLPDFIDFFRQGDGVLWSFYDATLRPTLDRSGNRFSPSRRARSAVPYMPEFLSNCLSRGADITETVFPPKADGAVVAFDVNLHSVSERIAEVVLEVEGQTRTYRNEPERWLTVTWPGKGAHGAKLKVRGEGLNEEIGRQGDFGLFRLLDAADVRAGTANERPVLIATFEIRGTRPPAQVKLDIKPSREQNPLTSGFFRGYSCPRVSAGR, encoded by the coding sequence ATGATTCTCGGAATTACCATCGCGCTGAGCGTCGCCGCGATCATCGCCATCTGGGTCATCGGATGGTTCTTCACGGTCACCCTCGTCGTCAAAATCGTGCTCACGGTGGCCGTGCTCGCGATCGGAGGGCTCTTTCTGGGCCTGATCCTCTATTTGCGCTACACGGCCGCGCGCGATCTCGAGCAGGCGATGCTCCAGCAGGGCCAAGCGCAAATCGCCAGCACGCGCCCCGATCGGCGCGAGGCGGTGATGGAGCTGCAAGGCAAGATGCAGCAGGCCATCCTCACCCTCAAGCGAAGCAAGCTCGGAGCGCGCGGTGGCGCCAAGGCGCTCTACGAGCTGCCCTGGTACATCATCGTGGGGCCGCCGGGCGCCGGCAAGACCACCGCCATCAAGCACTCGGACTTGGGCTTTCCGCTCGCCGATCAGCAGTCGGCCTCGGCGTACCGTGGGGTGGGCGGCACGCGCAACTGCGACTGGTGGTTTACGAACGACGCCATCTTGCTCGACACCGCGGGGCGCTACGCCACCGACGTGAACGATCAAGACGAGTGGCTCATGTTCCTCGATCTTCTGAAGAAGCATCGACCGAGCCGCCCCATCAATGGGCTCATCGTGGCCATCAGCTTGGCCGATCTGGCGGTCTCGCAGGACCAAGGGATCGACGAGGTGGCGCGCCGCATCCGCGCGCGGGTCGACGAGATCGCCACGCGCATCAACATGTTGGTGCCCATCTACGTGCTGCTCACCAAGTGCGATCTGGTGCAAGGGTTCGTGGAGTTCTGGGGCGACCTTCGCAAATCCGAGCGCGGGCAAATCTGGGGAATGAGCTTTCCCTTGAACGCGAACAACGCGAACGAGGAGCCGCGCGCGGCCTTCGAGCGCGAGTTCGCGCTGCTCGCCAAAGCGCTCCACGGCCGCGCGCTCCGCCGGTTCCGGGGCGAGCGGCACCTGGAAATGCGGCAGAAGATCGCCGAGTTTCCGCTGGAGTTCACGCCGCTGCGCCATCACATCGGCGTTTTTCTGCAGGCGCTCTTTCAGAAGAACCGCTTCCAAGAGACGCCCATTTTGCGCGGTGTTTACTTCACGAGCGGCACGCAAATGGGCACGCCCACGTCGCGCGTGGTCAACGCGATGGCGCAGGCCTTCGGGCTGCGCGGCCTCGGCGCGGCGTTCGGTGGCCGCGCGGCGACGGAGTCCAAGAGCTACTTCCTCACGGAGGTGTTCAAGAGCGTCATGTTCAAGGACCAGCACGTGGCCGGCCGCACCGAGGTCGATCGCCAGCGGCGCCTGCTCACGCGCGGCGCCTTTGCGCTGGCGGCCACGCTCCTGGGCGGGTCCCTTTTGCTCCCGGCGTTCTTCACCTTCGTGCGCAACCGGGAGCTGGTGCAAACCACGCACGACATCGCCGCGCGGGTGCAGGGCGTGCGGTGGGGCGAGGGGACGAGCCTTCAAGAGGGCGCGCCGCACCTCGACGCGGCGCAGGCGCGCCTCAAGCAGCTCGACGCCTGGGAGAACGGCGCACCGCCGCTCCAACTGCGGTGGGGCATGTACACGGGCGACGAGCTCGACGACGGCATGCGAAGCCTCTACGGCGCGGTGCTCGCGCGCGCGGCGGTGGCGCGCGCGCACGCCGAGATCGAGTCGCGCTTGAAGACGATGGACGCGGGGCCCGTGCGCACGTCGGAGAACTTCAACAAGGACTTCGACACGCTCAAGCTGTACTTGATGATGAGCGATCCCAAGCACATGGATCCCGAGTGGGCGTCGCCGCGCTTGGTCCGCGAGTGGTCGCTCACGGCGCACACGCGGGTGACCAACGAGGAGGAGCTCCTGCTCCCCCACGTCGCCTACTACTTCGAGCTCCTCAAGCGCGGCGGCATCAAGCCGTGGGGCCAGGACGCGCGGCTGGTCGCGACCGCGCGATCCGTTCTGGCGCAGGTGCCGCAGGTGGAGCGGCTCTACGAGTCGCTGGTGCGCGACGCGAACATGGAGCTCGCGCCCATCCGCCGGGAGACGATCTTCTACGGGTCGATCGCGCCCTTCGTGCAGTCGCGGCGCGGGGTGCGGGTCGATGGCGCGTACACCAAGGCCGGGTGGCTTCGGGTGCGCGATCTCCTGGGGACGGAGCGGGCCAAGCTCGCGGCCGAGAAGTGGGTGCTCCAGGACGAGGGCGATCCGGGCAGCGAGAACAACGCCATCGTGAAGCTGCGGGAGCTGTACTTCGAGCGCTACAAGAACGCCTGGCGCGATTTTCTGGCGGATCTCCAGATCCAAGATCCGGGCAACACCGAGCTCGCGCTCGACGAGCTCAGCGCGCTGAGCGAGCCCGAGTGGCCCTATTTGCGCTTGATGCGCGTGCTCCGCGATAACGTCAACTTGGACATGTCCGAGCCCGACACCAGCGCCGACGCGGGCCTCATCGACAAGCTCAAGGAGGCCGCGCAGGGCAAGGCGGCGGAGCGGGCGAACAAGATCGTCGATGGTGGCCTCGGGCAAGGGCAAGCGGCCCCGAAGAAGGCCGGCCCCTCGCCGGTGGAACTGGCATTCAAGCCGATGGTCCGCTTTGGTCTCCCGGCCGGCGAGCCAAAGGAGGGCGAGCCGGCCGCGCCCACCGGGCTGTCGCAATACCAGGCGCAGCTCGCGCGGCTGGTGGCCACCCTCACCGAGCTTCGCGACGCGGAGGCGAACGCCGATCCCCGCCAAACGACGGCCGTCTTCACGGACGCGGCCCGCGCGACGGCGGCGCTCCTCACGGAGCAAGATGGATTTACGCGACCGCTGCTGTCGCCGCTTTTGCTGAACCCCATCAACATAACCGCCAACTCGGTGACCGTGGGTGCCTCCGGTGTGATTCAGGCCCAGTGGGAGACGCAGGTCTGGTCCAAGTGGCACGACAAGCTCGAAGGGAAATACCCCTTTACGAACTCGGGTGCCGACGCGCCGCTCCCGGATTTCATCGACTTCTTCCGCCAGGGCGACGGTGTTCTCTGGAGCTTCTACGACGCCACGTTGAGGCCCACGCTGGATCGCAGCGGCAACAGGTTCTCGCCCTCGCGAAGGGCGCGCTCGGCGGTGCCGTACATGCCGGAGTTCTTGAGCAATTGCCTGAGCCGCGGCGCCGATATCACCGAGACGGTCTTTCCGCCGAAGGCCGATGGAGCGGTCGTGGCGTTCGATGTGAACCTGCACTCGGTGAGCGAGCGCATCGCCGAGGTGGTGCTGGAGGTAGAAGGCCAAACGCGCACCTACCGCAATGAGCCCGAGCGCTGGCTCACCGTGACATGGCCTGGAAAGGGCGCCCACGGGGCGAAGCTCAAGGTGAGGGGCGAGGGGCTCAACGAGGAGATCGGGCGCCAGGGCGACTTCGGTCTTTTCCGTCTGCTCGACGCGGCCGATGTCCGGGCAGGCACGGCCAACGAACGCCCCGTTTTGATCGCGACCTTCGAGATTCGAGGGACGAGACCACCGGCGCAAGTCAAGCTGGATATCAAACCCTCACGCGAGCAAAACCCGCTCACGTCGGGGTTCTTCCGCGGCTATTCTTGCCCCCGCGTCAGCGCGGGCAGGTAG
- a CDS encoding DotU family type IV/VI secretion system protein — protein sequence MSRTVQFNPQQAAGVRPSGPQQPSQPSHPSQPSQQPQYPSQPQHPQHAWAPGPAPAPQALPPQQRPAHLPPGVGGVGGVGGVGGVGGGPVPAGMRTEHPLLSPMYWACADLLAFAPQLAHGENLPAPDALRATCRGMFTEMGRRCYESNIPPEDIRDAQYAIAALLDEQILRGQWPGRAEWNANLLQFIYFQENTAGEGFFRRLDVLRGEPHRAHVLQIYFLCLAMGFQGRYQMMGGEGLANVLDQTAAALDRFLPPSDAISPSGLPPDLGRNVLTSDMPLIRIGIGIVALSILAFIALKVVVGFTASNANQQMKSYASGTAHTP from the coding sequence GTGAGCCGCACCGTTCAATTCAACCCGCAGCAAGCCGCCGGCGTCCGCCCGAGCGGGCCGCAGCAACCGTCGCAGCCGTCGCATCCATCGCAGCCGTCGCAACAGCCGCAGTATCCGTCGCAGCCGCAGCACCCGCAGCACGCCTGGGCGCCGGGCCCCGCCCCCGCTCCTCAAGCTTTGCCCCCGCAGCAGCGCCCCGCGCATTTACCTCCTGGTGTTGGCGGCGTTGGCGGCGTTGGCGGTGTTGGCGGTGTTGGCGGCGGGCCGGTGCCGGCCGGTATGCGCACGGAGCATCCGCTTCTTTCGCCGATGTATTGGGCGTGCGCCGACCTTTTGGCGTTTGCCCCGCAGCTCGCGCACGGAGAGAACCTCCCGGCGCCCGACGCGTTGCGCGCGACCTGTCGCGGCATGTTCACGGAAATGGGGCGCCGCTGCTATGAGTCGAACATCCCGCCGGAGGACATCCGCGACGCGCAATATGCCATCGCGGCGCTGCTCGACGAGCAGATCCTGCGCGGGCAGTGGCCCGGCCGCGCGGAGTGGAATGCCAATTTGCTGCAGTTCATTTATTTTCAGGAGAACACGGCGGGTGAGGGCTTCTTCCGCCGGCTCGACGTGCTGCGCGGCGAGCCGCACCGCGCCCACGTTCTGCAGATTTATTTTCTCTGCCTCGCCATGGGCTTTCAAGGCCGTTACCAGATGATGGGCGGCGAGGGGCTGGCGAACGTGCTCGATCAAACGGCGGCGGCGCTCGATCGCTTCTTGCCGCCGAGTGATGCCATCAGCCCCAGCGGCTTGCCCCCCGACTTGGGCCGCAACGTGCTCACCTCCGATATGCCGCTCATTCGAATCGGCATCGGCATCGTGGCGCTGTCCATCCTCGCGTTCATCGCCCTCAAGGTGGTGGTGGGCTTCACCGCATCGAACGCGAACCAGCAGATGAAGTCTTACGCATCGGGCACGGCACACACACCATGA
- the tssJ gene encoding type VI secretion system lipoprotein TssJ, with translation MMGQRGIRTMRRARTGARTRQTAAAAALAMGIGFVGCGGGQAAAPPPAAPAKCEPQHITVSVLASPMINPTDEGSARPVVVRVYQLKGDTRLYNATFEQIWHEDKTTLADDLVKVDEVQAYPATRKDLKFDRAEGVEYVAAVALFHNPKGKTWYTTFDLPPLPEPGKCNTCEDEDCTERPVQNAELAYWIDGSKVDDGVDHLDQFPAAGGPMKKKAKQ, from the coding sequence ATGATGGGGCAACGAGGGATCCGCACCATGCGGCGCGCGCGAACAGGAGCTCGAACGCGGCAAACGGCAGCCGCGGCCGCGCTGGCGATGGGCATCGGCTTCGTCGGCTGCGGCGGTGGTCAAGCTGCCGCGCCGCCGCCCGCCGCACCCGCCAAGTGCGAGCCGCAGCACATCACCGTCTCCGTGCTGGCGTCGCCCATGATCAACCCCACCGACGAAGGCTCCGCGCGCCCGGTGGTGGTGCGCGTCTACCAGCTCAAAGGCGACACGCGTCTGTACAACGCCACCTTCGAGCAGATTTGGCACGAGGACAAGACGACCTTGGCCGATGATCTGGTGAAGGTCGACGAAGTGCAGGCCTATCCCGCCACCCGCAAAGATCTGAAGTTCGACAGGGCCGAGGGCGTGGAGTACGTGGCGGCGGTGGCCCTGTTCCACAACCCCAAAGGCAAAACGTGGTACACGACCTTCGATTTGCCGCCGCTCCCCGAGCCGGGGAAATGCAACACGTGTGAAGACGAAGATTGTACCGAACGTCCGGTACAAAACGCCGAGTTGGCGTACTGGATCGACGGCAGCAAAGTGGACGACGGCGTCGATCACCTCGACCAGTTCCCTGCCGCCGGCGGTCCCATGAAGAAAAAGGCCAAGCAGTGA
- the tssH gene encoding type VI secretion system ATPase TssH: MLIAEPRALIKKLNSTSRRALEAAGAASVTGRHYEVTVEHLLHALLDVRESDLVVLLDRFHIDPSHVRARLHRSLTELRTGNAGRPGFSPLLLQLLQDAWIYASTEQPAAYLRSGAMLVRLVQAPGRYLPLDLALFEAIPSDDLRRNMAILAGESAEAIEEAESAWSASSAGAAPNAPAAGGSAGAGPAARDGALARFTTNLTERARKGEIDPVFGREGEVRQIVDILCRRRKNNPIIVGEPGVGKTALVEGLALRIAEGDVPEFLKDTQVVVLDLGSLQAGAGVKGEFENRLKSVIAEVKASPKPMVLFIDEAHTLIGAGGPQGAGDAANLLKPALARGELRTIAATTWAEYKRYFEKDAALERRFQPVKVDEPGIDAAVLMLRGLARKFEDAHGVVIRDEAVRAAVTLSSRYIAGRQLPDKAVDLLDTSAARVRVLRGAPPAALEDARAELAAVEREIAAFGRDHAAGVVVDDEPRKAAEAKRGELRDRVATLEARLQEQRALVDRVDELRRDVAKITSASPNEAAVSDSKLDELRAALDRLRKIPRDELVVFADVDETLVATIVADWTGIPAGRMVQDDVATILALEDRLRQRVRGQDAALSVIARELRSARSGLKAPGAPLGVFLLVGPSGVGKTETALALADLLFGGERFVVTINMSEFQEKHTVSRLIGSPPGYVGFGEGGMLTEAVRQRPYSVVLLDEVEKADREVMNLFYQVFDKGMLADGEGRVIDFANTVVIMTSNLATDLLTRAADPADASAVGHDDLIALVKPTLSAHFKPALLARMTVVPYIPIRADALLGIVRMKLSAVATRTREAHKIDLEIDDLVIDAVAARCREVESGARNVDHILRGTILPLISNALLEGMASGKVTRRLRLVTDEERGFACQVEER; the protein is encoded by the coding sequence ATGTTGATTGCCGAGCCGCGCGCTCTGATTAAAAAGCTCAACTCCACAAGCCGCCGCGCCCTCGAGGCTGCAGGCGCCGCCAGCGTGACCGGCAGGCACTACGAGGTCACCGTCGAGCACCTTTTGCACGCGCTCCTCGATGTGCGGGAGAGCGACCTGGTGGTGCTGCTCGACCGCTTCCACATCGACCCCTCGCATGTGCGCGCGCGCCTGCACCGAAGCCTCACCGAGCTTCGCACGGGCAACGCCGGCCGCCCGGGTTTCAGCCCGCTGCTCCTGCAGCTCCTGCAAGACGCCTGGATCTACGCCAGCACCGAGCAACCCGCCGCGTACCTGCGCTCGGGCGCCATGCTCGTGCGCCTGGTGCAGGCCCCCGGCCGTTACCTCCCGCTCGATCTGGCCCTGTTCGAGGCGATCCCCAGCGACGATCTCCGGCGCAACATGGCCATCCTCGCCGGCGAAAGCGCGGAGGCCATCGAGGAGGCCGAGAGCGCATGGTCCGCGTCCTCCGCGGGCGCCGCACCCAACGCGCCCGCGGCAGGTGGGAGCGCAGGTGCAGGGCCCGCGGCGCGCGACGGTGCCCTCGCGCGATTTACGACCAATTTGACGGAGCGGGCGCGAAAAGGAGAGATCGATCCGGTCTTTGGCCGCGAGGGCGAGGTCCGGCAGATCGTCGATATTCTCTGCCGGCGAAGGAAGAACAACCCGATCATCGTCGGCGAGCCCGGGGTCGGCAAAACGGCGCTGGTGGAAGGGCTGGCGCTGCGCATCGCCGAGGGCGACGTGCCGGAGTTTTTGAAGGATACGCAGGTGGTGGTGCTCGATTTGGGCTCGCTCCAAGCCGGCGCCGGGGTCAAAGGCGAGTTCGAAAATCGATTGAAGTCGGTGATCGCCGAGGTGAAGGCGTCGCCCAAGCCGATGGTGCTCTTCATCGACGAGGCGCACACCTTGATCGGCGCCGGCGGACCGCAAGGCGCCGGCGACGCCGCGAATCTTTTGAAGCCCGCCCTCGCGCGCGGCGAGCTTCGGACCATCGCCGCGACCACCTGGGCCGAGTACAAGCGCTACTTCGAAAAGGACGCGGCCCTCGAGCGGCGCTTTCAGCCCGTCAAGGTCGACGAGCCGGGCATCGACGCGGCCGTGCTCATGCTGCGCGGCCTCGCGCGCAAATTCGAAGATGCGCACGGCGTGGTGATTCGCGACGAGGCCGTGCGCGCCGCGGTGACCCTCTCGAGCCGCTACATCGCGGGCCGCCAGCTCCCGGACAAGGCCGTCGATCTGCTCGACACCAGCGCCGCCCGCGTTCGCGTCCTGCGCGGGGCGCCGCCGGCCGCGCTGGAGGATGCGCGCGCCGAGCTGGCCGCGGTGGAGCGTGAAATCGCGGCGTTCGGGCGCGATCACGCGGCCGGCGTGGTGGTCGACGACGAGCCGCGCAAGGCGGCCGAGGCCAAGCGCGGCGAGCTTCGCGATCGGGTGGCCACCCTCGAGGCGCGCTTGCAGGAGCAACGCGCCCTCGTCGACCGGGTGGATGAACTTCGTCGCGACGTCGCGAAAATCACGTCTGCATCCCCCAACGAGGCCGCCGTCTCGGACAGCAAGCTGGATGAGCTGCGCGCCGCCCTCGATCGCCTGCGCAAGATTCCCCGCGACGAGCTGGTCGTCTTTGCAGATGTCGATGAGACACTCGTCGCGACCATCGTAGCCGATTGGACCGGCATTCCTGCCGGCCGCATGGTGCAAGACGACGTGGCGACCATTCTGGCCCTGGAGGACCGCCTTCGGCAACGGGTGCGCGGCCAAGACGCGGCCCTTTCCGTGATTGCCCGCGAGCTTCGCTCGGCGCGTTCCGGGTTGAAAGCGCCGGGCGCACCGCTTGGCGTCTTTCTTCTGGTGGGACCCAGCGGCGTTGGAAAGACCGAAACGGCGCTTGCGCTGGCCGACCTCCTGTTCGGTGGTGAGCGTTTCGTGGTCACCATCAACATGAGTGAATTTCAGGAGAAGCACACGGTGTCGCGTCTCATTGGCTCGCCGCCGGGGTATGTCGGCTTCGGCGAAGGGGGCATGTTGACGGAGGCCGTACGCCAGCGCCCTTACTCGGTGGTCTTGCTCGACGAAGTGGAGAAAGCGGATCGCGAGGTGATGAACCTCTTCTATCAAGTCTTCGACAAAGGCATGCTGGCCGACGGGGAGGGGCGCGTGATCGACTTTGCAAATACCGTCGTCATCATGACTTCCAACCTCGCCACCGATCTTCTGACCCGCGCGGCCGATCCGGCCGACGCCAGCGCGGTGGGCCATGATGACTTGATCGCGCTGGTGAAACCCACCTTGAGCGCCCATTTCAAGCCGGCGCTGCTCGCGCGCATGACCGTGGTCCCGTACATTCCCATTCGCGCGGACGCGCTCTTGGGCATCGTACGTATGAAGCTTTCGGCCGTGGCGACCCGCACACGCGAGGCGCACAAAATCGATCTGGAAATCGACGACCTGGTCATCGATGCCGTGGCCGCCCGATGCCGCGAGGTCGAGAGCGGCGCACGAAACGTCGATCACATTTTGCGCGGGACGATTCTCCCGCTCATCTCGAACGCCTTGCTCGAGGGGATGGCCAGCGGCAAAGTCACACGAAGGCTTCGCCTGGTCACCGACGAGGAACGAGGCTTCGCTTGCCAGGTGGAGGAACGATGA
- a CDS encoding transglycosylase SLT domain-containing protein, producing MRKPAFYALLAAAAALPLVGAGVALTRPSVRALVSGFMSPVAADAPIVSRADAGLATLPPIRGAAGAESIELRSLLQGSGASDAGAPPPQAFSERPARKAALFDGLATGDPKKLPKALKRSDLSSRDDAAIDLAITSLTQNDGGRRLLTERMQRSGRYRTDVERILRAWKVPESLMVLAVVEGTLSPTELAGDAAGVWHMTPDVAWAYGLAVIDKKYDERRAVTLATEATAHYLADLRERFGSWELALYAYGVGYRTALADVTAHAVNDFWTSFDVLPREGAEYVIRVLAASTVLGNLNRFGMDRVKLDEPLLTSDLEVPGGAPLAVVARAAGTSLTRIQELNPEYLTDTVPSTKFAMIVHLPTEGLARAKESLMPLLYATGPGLERKVGDGFDWGHRNLPTMDAGSTDSSPSRPANDAVTVGYGDQRRILYRAREGDTLENLSRTYGVSPVTLVSDNALDPAAPLKPGTLLTIRAPQDAGAPANPALGSSGSSNSPSSPSHRRPKRR from the coding sequence ATGCGTAAGCCTGCCTTCTATGCGCTGCTCGCGGCGGCGGCGGCGCTCCCCTTGGTCGGTGCCGGCGTTGCATTGACCCGTCCGAGCGTCCGCGCGCTCGTGAGCGGTTTCATGAGCCCCGTCGCCGCCGACGCTCCGATCGTTTCCCGGGCGGATGCGGGCCTTGCAACTCTTCCGCCCATCCGCGGTGCCGCCGGGGCGGAATCGATTGAGCTTCGTTCACTCCTTCAAGGAAGCGGCGCGAGCGATGCCGGCGCGCCCCCGCCGCAAGCCTTTTCGGAGCGGCCAGCTCGAAAGGCCGCCTTGTTCGATGGGCTTGCAACAGGCGACCCGAAGAAGCTCCCCAAAGCCCTCAAACGCAGCGATTTGAGCTCGCGCGACGACGCCGCCATCGACCTTGCCATCACCTCCCTCACGCAGAACGACGGCGGCCGCCGTCTTTTGACCGAGCGGATGCAGCGCAGCGGGCGTTATCGCACCGACGTCGAGCGGATCCTCCGCGCATGGAAGGTCCCCGAATCGCTGATGGTGCTGGCCGTGGTCGAAGGAACCCTATCGCCCACCGAGTTGGCCGGCGACGCCGCGGGCGTTTGGCATATGACCCCCGACGTCGCCTGGGCCTATGGCCTGGCCGTCATCGATAAAAAGTACGACGAGCGCCGCGCGGTGACCTTGGCCACCGAAGCGACGGCGCACTACCTCGCCGATTTGCGCGAGCGATTCGGAAGTTGGGAGCTCGCGCTCTATGCCTACGGGGTGGGGTATCGGACCGCCTTGGCCGATGTGACAGCTCATGCGGTAAACGATTTTTGGACGTCCTTCGATGTCCTTCCCCGCGAAGGGGCCGAATACGTCATTCGGGTGCTCGCGGCATCCACCGTGCTCGGAAACCTGAATCGCTTTGGAATGGACCGGGTCAAGCTGGACGAGCCGCTGCTGACGAGCGATCTCGAGGTCCCCGGCGGCGCCCCGCTCGCCGTGGTGGCGCGCGCGGCGGGAACGAGCCTGACCCGCATTCAAGAGCTCAACCCGGAGTACCTGACGGACACCGTGCCCTCCACCAAGTTCGCCATGATCGTGCACTTGCCTACGGAAGGGCTGGCGCGGGCAAAAGAGAGCCTCATGCCCCTCCTCTATGCGACCGGTCCCGGTCTCGAACGAAAGGTGGGCGATGGCTTCGACTGGGGCCATCGCAACCTGCCCACGATGGACGCTGGCTCAACCGATTCTTCGCCAAGCCGCCCGGCCAACGACGCCGTGACGGTGGGCTATGGCGATCAGCGGCGCATCCTTTACCGCGCGCGGGAAGGCGATACGCTCGAGAACCTCTCCCGCACCTATGGCGTATCGCCGGTGACCCTCGTCTCCGACAATGCGCTCGATCCTGCCGCTCCGTTGAAGCCGGGAACCCTCCTGACCATACGGGCCCCTCAAGATGCGGGAGCTCCGGCGAATCCAGCCCTCGGATCTTCAGGTTCTTCGAATTCCCCCAGCTCTCCCAGCCATCGACGCCCCAAGCGCCGATAG
- a CDS encoding FHA domain-containing protein yields MTQAVQLRVYNVADHRSFEYVTDRFPVLIGRDPKVSACILEDDLKVSRVHAGVDLRGDEIFVRDGGSANGTFVNGQRLSDRWVSLGPANHEHEIRIGNWLIRAQRAAQRAALPGQTSFGADTGASVANFNETFGGLDGVEPSLQHASPSPGHPATTGAHHAVQQTTDGLRILFDCYEAAARELYTRMAAQLEAMPPAARVAACRQIQAAYPSLSGNDAFVQLFRHYGASPEGAQTPETVALKAVQYLSQWYIGQPVTRPREIIAFCDKVRQAVDELLLGHVPLLAGLEKFEQQMALAEGDEAFSLPHTPAEFSRALFDWTDPTDRASRALRRSFADLMVHQVGMLNGVMRGVKALLVQLAPDSIQKSWHEHQARRTGIGRLLGSFRKAPELLSIYAKRHSDLADEENETFRLIFGREFVEEYKQFAREQGSETSRATAMIPATTTGSRQLLAAAPVQGQAQPPAGAAAQAGPAAQTGPGGTSGRYPPNATR; encoded by the coding sequence GTGACCCAAGCCGTCCAACTGCGCGTCTACAACGTGGCCGACCATCGCAGCTTCGAGTACGTGACGGATCGTTTTCCCGTGCTCATCGGGCGCGACCCCAAGGTCTCGGCGTGCATTCTCGAAGATGATTTGAAGGTGTCGCGCGTGCACGCCGGCGTCGATCTTCGCGGCGACGAGATTTTCGTGCGCGACGGCGGCAGCGCCAATGGCACGTTCGTGAACGGGCAAAGGCTCTCGGATCGTTGGGTGTCGTTGGGACCCGCCAATCACGAGCACGAAATCCGCATTGGCAATTGGCTCATTCGCGCCCAACGCGCCGCGCAGCGCGCAGCCCTGCCCGGCCAAACGTCATTTGGCGCCGACACCGGTGCATCGGTTGCGAACTTCAATGAAACGTTCGGGGGTCTCGATGGGGTCGAGCCCAGCCTCCAGCACGCAAGCCCGTCGCCCGGCCACCCCGCGACCACCGGCGCACACCATGCGGTGCAGCAAACGACCGATGGCCTGCGCATCTTGTTCGACTGCTACGAGGCGGCGGCACGCGAGCTGTACACGCGCATGGCGGCGCAGCTCGAGGCGATGCCGCCCGCCGCGCGCGTGGCGGCGTGCCGTCAGATTCAAGCGGCCTATCCGTCGCTTTCGGGGAACGACGCCTTCGTCCAACTCTTCCGCCATTACGGCGCAAGCCCCGAGGGCGCGCAGACGCCGGAGACGGTCGCGCTCAAGGCGGTGCAGTACCTGTCGCAGTGGTACATCGGACAGCCGGTCACCCGCCCGCGCGAGATCATTGCGTTTTGTGACAAGGTTCGCCAGGCGGTCGATGAGCTTTTGCTCGGGCATGTGCCGCTCTTGGCGGGGCTCGAAAAGTTCGAGCAGCAGATGGCCCTCGCCGAGGGCGACGAAGCCTTCAGCCTTCCGCACACCCCGGCCGAGTTCTCGCGCGCCCTCTTCGATTGGACCGATCCCACGGACCGGGCCTCGCGCGCGCTGCGACGCAGCTTCGCCGATTTGATGGTGCATCAAGTCGGGATGCTCAACGGGGTCATGCGCGGCGTCAAAGCGCTGCTCGTGCAGCTCGCGCCGGATTCGATTCAAAAGAGCTGGCACGAGCACCAAGCGCGCCGCACCGGCATCGGCCGGCTGCTCGGCAGCTTCCGCAAGGCGCCCGAGCTTCTCTCGATTTACGCCAAACGCCATAGCGATTTGGCCGACGAGGAGAACGAAACGTTCCGGCTCATCTTCGGGCGCGAGTTCGTGGAGGAGTACAAGCAGTTCGCGCGCGAGCAAGGCTCCGAAACGTCCCGCGCCACCGCTATGATCCCCGCGACGACCACCGGATCGCGCCAGCTCCTGGCGGCGGCGCCGGTGCAGGGCCAGGCGCAACCTCCTGCGGGGGCGGCCGCGCAAGCGGGGCCCGCGGCGCAGACTGGACCGGGTGGAACATCGGGGCGCTATCCGCCCAACGCGACCCGATAG